In a genomic window of Candidatus Binataceae bacterium:
- a CDS encoding amino acid racemase: MPKHIGIVAVSAEGAALCYRTICAEGAAIFGRHNHPEVTMHTVALATHMEHIGAGRWEDEARLLLESAHKVAAAGADFLICPDNTAHQAVDLIRQRAPIPWLHIAEEVAAVARERGYRTVGVLGTRYLMEGPVYPKRLYDRGLGHMIPDSDDRERINQIIFDELVYGRLEDRARAEFVRIIGKLKQQGCDVVALSCTEIPLLIDDRDSPLPTLDSTRILARAALRAAK; the protein is encoded by the coding sequence ATGCCTAAGCACATCGGAATCGTCGCGGTCAGCGCCGAGGGCGCCGCCCTGTGCTACCGAACGATCTGCGCCGAGGGCGCCGCGATTTTCGGCCGCCACAATCATCCCGAAGTGACCATGCATACGGTTGCGCTGGCTACGCACATGGAGCATATCGGCGCGGGGCGCTGGGAGGATGAAGCACGACTACTGCTGGAATCCGCGCACAAGGTGGCGGCGGCAGGCGCCGACTTTCTGATTTGTCCCGACAACACCGCGCATCAGGCGGTGGATCTGATTCGCCAGCGGGCTCCGATACCGTGGCTGCATATCGCCGAGGAAGTGGCCGCGGTCGCCCGCGAGCGCGGCTACCGGACGGTGGGCGTGTTGGGAACGCGCTACCTGATGGAAGGACCCGTGTATCCGAAGCGGTTGTATGACCGCGGCTTAGGCCACATGATTCCTGACTCGGATGATCGGGAACGAATCAACCAGATCATTTTTGACGAGCTGGTTTATGGTCGCCTGGAGGATCGCGCGCGGGCGGAGTTCGTGAGAATCATCGGGAAGCTCAAACAACAAGGTTGCGACGTGGTGGCACTCTCGTGCACGGAAATTCCACTGCTGATCGACGATCGGGACTCTCCGCTGCCAACCCTGGACTCCACCCGAATTCTGGCGCGCGCCGCCCTGCGCGCAGCGAAATAA
- a CDS encoding MBL fold metallo-hydrolase: MNSSNASSGSKPMNVTVLGSGDAFATAGRSQSGYLVRVGGTCVLMDAGPDLLGSMKRKKLAPADLDVIAISHLHGDHYGGIPFLMLEYLYESRPDRIIHFVGPRNLESRCWRMMKLAYPRFNVGVIRPWLRFIEIEPHQEVRAGRARISAIRSPHMETDISLSLKLRIAGRTIVYSGDSGWNEELVSFAEGADLFICECTYYESSQLTFHMNYPQLAANRSRFKVKRMLLSHLGREVLAHKRNLKMKLAFDGLKIKL, encoded by the coding sequence ATGAATTCGAGCAACGCGTCATCCGGTTCCAAGCCGATGAACGTGACCGTACTCGGGTCCGGGGACGCGTTCGCGACCGCCGGGCGTTCCCAATCTGGTTATCTGGTTCGAGTCGGTGGCACCTGCGTCCTGATGGATGCGGGACCCGATCTCCTCGGCTCCATGAAGCGCAAGAAGCTCGCCCCTGCCGACCTCGACGTGATCGCCATCAGTCATCTGCACGGCGATCACTACGGCGGTATCCCGTTCCTGATGCTCGAGTACCTGTACGAAAGCCGGCCGGACCGCATTATCCACTTCGTCGGCCCACGCAACCTCGAGAGCCGCTGCTGGCGGATGATGAAGCTCGCCTACCCGCGCTTCAATGTCGGGGTAATCCGGCCCTGGCTCCGTTTCATAGAGATTGAACCACACCAAGAAGTCAGGGCAGGGCGGGCTCGGATCAGTGCAATTCGCAGTCCCCACATGGAGACCGATATTTCTCTCTCGCTTAAGTTGAGGATCGCGGGCCGGACGATTGTCTACTCGGGCGACTCGGGGTGGAACGAAGAGCTGGTGTCGTTTGCGGAGGGCGCCGATCTGTTTATTTGCGAATGCACGTACTACGAGAGCTCGCAGCTGACTTTTCATATGAACTATCCGCAGCTGGCAGCTAACCGCAGCCGTTTCAAGGTCAAGCGCATGCTGCTGAGCCATCTGGGCCGTGAGGTGCTGGCACATAAGCGCAACCTGAAGATGAAACTTGCGTTCGATGGCCTGAAAATCAAACTCTGA
- the gloB gene encoding hydroxyacylglutathione hydrolase — MGIFIVPQLSDNFAYLVVDDSSNEAAIVDCAEADKVIAAARAHGVKLTSVLTTHWHPDHSGGNQDIAAKIPGIHIYGARAEGGRIPALTNPLDDGGSVRIGKLEGRVIGIPAHTNGHVAYHFPALNAVFTGDTMFIGGCGRVFEGKAATMVESLARLAALPDSTAVYCGHEYTEKNLRFALTLEPNNQALRAKHDAAVKARAAGKWTVPSTIGDEKQINPFLRTDSAELRGSLKKIDPSLSDDRVALFAKARELKDRY, encoded by the coding sequence ATGGGAATTTTCATTGTGCCGCAGCTTTCGGACAATTTTGCCTATCTGGTGGTTGACGATTCGAGCAACGAAGCCGCGATCGTCGATTGCGCCGAGGCCGACAAGGTCATCGCCGCGGCTCGCGCGCACGGCGTCAAATTGACCTCGGTTCTCACCACCCACTGGCATCCGGATCACAGCGGCGGCAATCAAGACATCGCCGCCAAGATTCCCGGCATCCACATCTACGGCGCCCGCGCCGAGGGCGGCCGGATTCCCGCGCTGACCAATCCGTTGGACGACGGCGGCTCGGTTAGGATTGGCAAGCTCGAAGGACGCGTCATCGGCATCCCGGCGCATACCAACGGCCACGTCGCCTATCATTTTCCCGCGCTCAACGCGGTATTTACCGGCGACACGATGTTCATCGGGGGATGCGGGCGCGTCTTCGAGGGCAAAGCCGCCACCATGGTCGAGTCGCTCGCGCGCCTCGCGGCGCTACCGGACTCTACCGCCGTCTACTGCGGCCACGAGTACACCGAAAAGAACCTGCGCTTCGCGCTCACGCTGGAACCGAACAACCAGGCGCTTAGGGCGAAGCATGACGCGGCGGTGAAGGCGCGCGCCGCCGGCAAATGGACGGTCCCATCGACGATCGGCGATGAAAAGCAGATCAATCCGTTCCTACGCACGGACAGCGCCGAGTTGCGCGGGAGTCTCAAGAAGATCGATCCATCGCTGAGTGACGATCGAGTGGCGCTGTTCGCCAAGGCGCGCGAGCTGAAGGACCGCTACTAA
- a CDS encoding enoyl-ACP reductase, with protein MGIAQGQRALVVGVANEKSLAWAIAQQLHAAGAEIALTYQGEVLEKRVRPLAAQIEATVIGELDVTNDDQIAATFGALKAQWGGIDMLVHAVAFAEREDLRDRFLNVSRRNFARSMEISAYSLVALARAAEPLMEARGGGSIVTLTYLGAVRAIPNYNVMGVAKAALEACVRYLSIDLGSKNIRVNAISAGPARTLSSSAISGFHTMVHEVAQRSPLRRGMEIDEPAKMAVALLSNLASGVTGQTIYVDVGYNIVGL; from the coding sequence ATGGGAATTGCACAGGGACAACGCGCGCTGGTAGTGGGCGTCGCCAACGAAAAGAGCCTGGCGTGGGCCATCGCACAGCAGCTTCACGCCGCCGGCGCCGAGATCGCTTTGACCTACCAGGGCGAGGTGCTCGAAAAGCGGGTGCGGCCACTCGCGGCGCAAATCGAGGCCACCGTGATCGGCGAACTCGACGTAACCAACGACGATCAGATCGCGGCGACCTTTGGCGCGCTCAAGGCACAGTGGGGCGGAATCGATATGCTGGTGCACGCGGTAGCTTTCGCCGAGCGCGAAGACCTGCGCGACCGCTTCCTCAACGTGAGCCGCCGCAATTTCGCCCGCTCGATGGAAATCAGCGCCTATTCGCTCGTCGCGCTGGCGCGCGCCGCGGAACCATTGATGGAAGCTCGGGGCGGAGGGTCGATCGTCACGCTCACCTATCTCGGTGCGGTGCGCGCCATTCCCAATTACAATGTGATGGGAGTGGCGAAAGCCGCACTGGAAGCCTGTGTGCGCTACCTGTCAATTGACCTGGGATCGAAAAACATTCGCGTGAACGCAATCAGTGCGGGTCCCGCGCGGACCCTGTCCTCGTCCGCGATCAGCGGGTTTCACACCATGGTCCATGAAGTCGCGCAACGCTCGCCCCTGCGCAGGGGAATGGAGATCGATGAGCCGGCCAAAATGGCGGTGGCCCTGCTCAGCAACCTGGCCAGCGGCGTCACGGGGCAGACGATTTACGTTGACGTGGGCTACAATATCGTCGGACTCTGA
- a CDS encoding CopD family protein, protein MTLYGTVVAFHLLAVIIWIGGLLTLTSVLARVPEEVGLPRERLLGTVRSTYRGAVNVGAIITIFLGVIIIALQPEVLHRGWLHLKLLLVVGILFYQWRLYRRIRHLEENPGESSGAEFRMAHGILSLLVLAILLLAILQPF, encoded by the coding sequence TTGACCCTTTATGGAACGGTAGTCGCCTTTCATCTCCTGGCAGTGATCATTTGGATCGGCGGGCTGCTCACGCTGACCAGCGTGCTCGCACGTGTTCCGGAGGAGGTCGGGCTACCGCGCGAGCGTTTGCTGGGCACCGTCCGCAGCACCTACAGGGGTGCGGTTAACGTCGGCGCGATCATCACCATCTTCCTCGGCGTCATTATCATCGCGCTGCAGCCGGAAGTGCTGCATCGCGGATGGCTGCATCTGAAGCTGCTGCTGGTTGTGGGCATCCTGTTCTACCAGTGGCGTCTGTATCGCCGGATTCGGCATCTGGAGGAGAATCCCGGCGAATCATCGGGGGCCGAGTTCCGGATGGCGCACGGGATTTTGAGTTTGCTGGTCTTGGCGATCCTGCTGCTGGCGATCCTCCAGCCCTTCTGA